From one Flavobacterium sp. N502536 genomic stretch:
- a CDS encoding DUF4252 domain-containing protein, whose protein sequence is MKANVITSALLVLLTLVSCNSTPSLQKYFVENTDNKDFIALDISSTILNVEKAKLSAEQNEALKSFEKMNILAFKETPKNQAQFETERGKLKEILKNPKYQELMKVGSGKDGASISYVGPDDNIEEFVVFANKKESGFVVVRVLGKNMNPNNIMTLMSVLKASKIDMEQLKPLQQLMKP, encoded by the coding sequence ATGAAAGCAAACGTTATTACCTCAGCCCTTTTAGTTTTACTAACTTTAGTAAGTTGTAATTCTACTCCTTCCTTACAGAAGTATTTTGTTGAAAACACAGACAATAAAGATTTTATCGCACTTGATATTTCGTCAACAATCTTAAATGTGGAGAAAGCAAAATTATCTGCGGAACAAAATGAAGCTTTAAAATCATTCGAGAAAATGAATATCCTGGCTTTTAAAGAAACACCTAAAAATCAGGCACAATTTGAAACAGAACGCGGCAAACTAAAAGAGATCCTGAAAAATCCAAAATACCAGGAATTAATGAAGGTTGGCTCAGGTAAAGACGGAGCATCTATAAGCTATGTAGGGCCTGACGACAATATCGAAGAGTTTGTGGTTTTTGCCAACAAAAAAGAAAGCGGTTTTGTAGTGGTGCGTGTACTGGGAAAAAACATGAATCCGAACAACATCATGACCCTGATGTCGGTTTTGAAAGCCTCTAAAATTGATATGGAACAATTAAAGCCTTTACAGCAGTTGATGAAACCATAA
- a CDS encoding RNA polymerase sigma factor, with protein MNQNVFIELINPFKDKVFRLAKRLLTSTEEAEDATQEIMVKLWNKKDTLETYNSVEAVAMTMTKNYCLDQLKSKRAGNLKIVHNNYTDREPQLDKKLEDSNSLEWVEKIISHLPEQLQILIQLRDVEQYEFDEIAKIVNMNETAIRVALSRARKKIRESMVNTHSYGIQ; from the coding sequence ATGAATCAGAATGTGTTTATAGAATTAATAAATCCTTTTAAAGACAAAGTTTTTCGTCTGGCAAAAAGATTATTAACCAGTACCGAAGAAGCCGAAGATGCCACTCAGGAGATTATGGTTAAACTATGGAACAAAAAAGATACTCTTGAAACTTACAATAGTGTTGAAGCTGTTGCGATGACAATGACCAAAAATTATTGTCTGGATCAGTTAAAATCAAAAAGAGCCGGAAATCTTAAAATTGTCCATAATAACTATACCGACCGGGAGCCTCAACTGGACAAGAAACTGGAAGATTCGAATAGTTTAGAATGGGTTGAAAAAATTATAAGCCACTTACCCGAACAATTACAGATTTTAATTCAGTTGCGGGATGTAGAACAATATGAATTTGATGAAATTGCAAAAATTGTCAATATGAACGAAACGGCTATCAGAGTAGCACTTTCAAGAGCGAGAAAAAAAATAAGAGAATCAATGGTTAATACACACAGTTATGGAATTCAGTAA
- a CDS encoding four helix bundle protein: MKENIIKDKSFAFAIQVVKLYQYLSIEKKEFILSKQLLRSGTSIGAMIREAEHAESKNDFIHKFAIAQKEANETVYWLELLKATNYLNEKEFATINNDAISILKLITSIIKTTKSQIPPKQPLL, encoded by the coding sequence ATGAAAGAGAATATTATCAAAGACAAAAGTTTTGCTTTTGCGATTCAGGTAGTCAAATTGTATCAATACCTGTCTATTGAGAAGAAAGAATTTATACTTTCCAAACAACTCTTACGATCGGGAACAAGTATTGGTGCAATGATAAGGGAAGCAGAACATGCCGAAAGCAAGAATGATTTTATTCATAAATTTGCAATTGCCCAAAAAGAAGCCAATGAGACTGTTTATTGGCTAGAATTACTAAAAGCAACCAATTACTTAAATGAAAAAGAGTTTGCGACTATTAATAATGACGCCATTTCAATATTAAAATTAATAACAAGTATTATCAAAACGACCAAAAGTCAAATCCCCCCTAAACAGCCTCTTCTTTAA
- the cobT gene encoding nicotinate-nucleotide--dimethylbenzimidazole phosphoribosyltransferase: MSHLDDILKSRRDTRHFTNDEVPDEVIQKALQAGHWAPSVGLTDATRYYLIKSVEVKSAIKDLFLEYNKKAEELTDNPEQKEHYKSLKLEAIEEAPIGLIIAYDRSVLNQFTIGTVGSNEAVKFSSVCAAQNIWLSLTEQGYGMGWVSILNYYQFKKILDLPENIEPLGYFCIGKPATNYDNQPMLQQLHWKHKSEAPDCTEIKSIVQNQVSHFPLESKTTNSNKSNFSTLLQEKIDSKTKPIGALGTLETLAFQMATVFETLNPKIINPAIVVFAADHGIANHGVSAYPQDVTRQMVSNFLEGGAAINVFCKQNDIQLSIVDAGVNYDFPTNANLINAKIAKGTQSFLHLPAMSETELQLCFEKGKSIVEAIAKKGSNCIGFGEMGIGNTSTASVLMSLLTGFSIEECVGKGTGVENEKLLQKQNLLQKAIENYTGPAELNQQLAYFGGFEIMQIASGMLTAFEHNMLLLVDGFICSVAFLVASKINPAIHKNAVFCHCSAEKAHQKLLNYLEAKPILNLDLRLGEGTGCAIAFPIIKSAEVFLNEMASFESAGVSRK; the protein is encoded by the coding sequence ATGAGCCATTTAGACGATATATTAAAATCACGTCGTGATACCCGCCACTTTACAAATGATGAAGTCCCTGACGAAGTGATTCAAAAAGCTTTGCAGGCGGGGCACTGGGCCCCATCTGTTGGATTAACCGATGCTACCCGCTATTATCTTATCAAATCGGTTGAAGTCAAAAGTGCCATCAAAGATCTTTTTTTAGAGTACAACAAAAAAGCCGAAGAACTTACCGACAATCCCGAACAAAAGGAGCACTATAAATCCTTAAAACTCGAAGCGATTGAAGAAGCCCCTATTGGACTCATTATCGCTTACGACCGATCGGTGTTAAACCAATTTACAATTGGAACAGTAGGCAGCAATGAAGCTGTAAAATTCAGTTCGGTTTGTGCGGCCCAAAACATCTGGCTTTCCCTTACAGAACAAGGGTACGGAATGGGCTGGGTGTCTATTTTGAACTATTATCAGTTTAAAAAAATTCTTGATTTACCAGAAAACATCGAGCCACTGGGCTACTTCTGTATCGGAAAACCAGCTACCAATTACGACAATCAACCCATGTTGCAGCAATTGCACTGGAAACATAAATCAGAAGCTCCGGACTGTACTGAAATTAAAAGTATCGTTCAGAATCAGGTTTCCCATTTTCCTTTAGAATCTAAAACAACAAACAGCAATAAGAGCAATTTCAGTACCCTGCTACAGGAGAAAATAGATTCTAAAACCAAACCTATTGGTGCTTTAGGAACGCTCGAGACTCTGGCTTTTCAGATGGCCACTGTTTTTGAAACTTTAAATCCCAAAATCATAAATCCCGCTATTGTTGTTTTTGCTGCAGATCACGGTATTGCCAATCATGGGGTAAGCGCCTATCCGCAAGATGTTACAAGACAGATGGTCAGTAACTTTCTCGAAGGAGGTGCTGCCATTAATGTTTTCTGCAAGCAAAATGACATTCAGCTATCGATCGTAGATGCCGGTGTGAATTATGATTTCCCCACAAATGCCAATCTGATTAATGCCAAAATAGCCAAAGGAACCCAATCCTTTTTACACCTTCCGGCAATGAGTGAAACAGAACTACAATTGTGTTTCGAAAAAGGAAAATCGATTGTTGAAGCTATCGCAAAAAAAGGTTCAAACTGTATTGGTTTTGGAGAAATGGGAATCGGAAATACCTCTACTGCCTCTGTATTGATGAGTCTTCTCACCGGATTTTCTATCGAAGAATGTGTGGGAAAAGGAACAGGTGTTGAAAACGAAAAACTACTTCAAAAACAAAACCTGCTTCAAAAAGCCATTGAAAATTACACAGGCCCGGCAGAGTTAAACCAGCAACTGGCCTATTTTGGCGGTTTTGAAATCATGCAGATTGCCAGCGGAATGTTAACTGCTTTTGAGCATAATATGCTTCTTTTGGTTGATGGTTTTATTTGTAGCGTTGCCTTTTTAGTTGCTTCCAAAATAAATCCTGCCATTCATAAAAACGCTGTTTTCTGCCATTGCTCCGCCGAAAAAGCGCATCAGAAATTATTGAATTATTTAGAAGCGAAGCCCATTTTAAATCTGGATTTACGCTTAGGCGAAGGTACTGGCTGTGCGATTGCTTTTCCAATTATTAAATCGGCCGAAGTTTTTTTGAATGAAATGGCCAGTTTTGAAAGCGCGGGAGTCAGTAGGAAGTAA
- the cobU gene encoding bifunctional adenosylcobinamide kinase/adenosylcobinamide-phosphate guanylyltransferase — protein MIYLITGGERSGKSSYAQNLALQLSDTPIYVATARKWDDDFQNRIDRHQQERDERWTNIEKEKHLSEIDFSEKVALIDCVTLWLTNFFIDHKNDVSLSLEEAKKEFLAIAQQENATLIIVTNEIGMGVHAETHIGRKFTELQGWMNQFLASKADEVVLMVSGIPVKIKG, from the coding sequence ATGATTTACCTAATAACCGGAGGCGAGCGATCAGGAAAAAGCAGTTACGCCCAAAACCTGGCCTTACAACTTTCAGACACACCTATATATGTAGCCACCGCCAGAAAATGGGACGACGATTTTCAAAACAGAATCGACAGACACCAACAGGAACGTGACGAACGCTGGACCAATATTGAAAAAGAAAAACACTTAAGCGAAATTGACTTTTCTGAAAAAGTGGCTTTAATTGATTGTGTCACCCTTTGGCTGACGAACTTTTTTATAGACCACAAAAATGATGTCTCCTTAAGTTTAGAAGAAGCAAAAAAGGAATTTCTGGCAATAGCCCAGCAGGAAAACGCTACCTTGATTATTGTAACCAACGAAATCGGAATGGGCGTACATGCCGAAACTCATATTGGCAGAAAATTTACCGAATTGCAAGGCTGGATGAATCAGTTTCTGGCCTCAAAAGCAGATGAAGTAGTTTTAATGGTTTCCGGAATTCCCGTTAAGATAAAAGGATAG
- a CDS encoding YncE family protein, producing MKLTRLFLLALSVSLFVSCSNDDDSDNPKGVYDNGIFILNEGNSTDGGSVSFISDDLNTFTKDAYKTANTTDFVGKYLQNIFFDGDKAYIIAGGSNVINVVDRYSFKLLAKVETGLNAPRYGVVKDGKAYVTNANTYWSKTNPAGNTDDFIAVINLATNKVETTIPLNTTANHIELHNNKLYVTEPYNSDKLLVVNPATNKLETSLTIGFGADTMEEKDGILYAIRSSYGERSEIVKVKLSDNSITKITFPESLDGVKNLDIYNNKIYYTLNTAVYAIDYTATTASTTPIFQYTSTSDYGKMYGFAVKDDRIFIADGGDFKSNSKAYIYNLSGTLQKELTVGVGPNGFYFND from the coding sequence ATGAAACTGACTAGATTATTTTTATTGGCATTAAGCGTATCGCTTTTTGTTTCTTGTTCTAATGACGACGACTCCGACAATCCTAAAGGAGTTTATGATAATGGAATTTTCATCTTAAATGAAGGAAATTCTACTGATGGTGGTTCTGTTTCTTTCATCTCTGACGATTTAAACACTTTCACTAAAGATGCTTACAAAACGGCAAACACTACTGATTTTGTTGGAAAATATCTTCAAAACATCTTTTTTGACGGAGACAAGGCCTATATCATTGCTGGTGGTTCGAATGTGATTAATGTAGTAGACCGTTATAGCTTTAAACTATTAGCTAAAGTTGAAACTGGTTTAAACGCACCAAGATACGGTGTTGTAAAAGACGGTAAGGCTTATGTAACGAATGCTAATACGTATTGGTCTAAAACAAACCCAGCTGGTAACACTGATGATTTTATCGCTGTAATTAATTTAGCTACCAACAAAGTAGAAACTACAATACCATTAAATACAACAGCAAACCATATCGAGCTTCACAACAACAAGCTTTATGTAACAGAACCTTACAATAGTGACAAATTACTTGTGGTTAACCCGGCTACAAACAAATTGGAAACTTCATTAACTATTGGTTTTGGAGCAGATACTATGGAAGAGAAAGATGGTATTTTATACGCAATCAGAAGTTCTTATGGAGAAAGAAGCGAAATTGTAAAAGTAAAATTATCAGATAACTCTATCACTAAAATCACTTTCCCGGAGTCACTTGACGGAGTTAAAAACTTAGATATTTACAACAACAAAATATACTATACCTTAAATACGGCAGTTTATGCGATAGATTATACAGCAACTACGGCTTCAACTACTCCAATTTTCCAATACACTTCAACTTCTGATTATGGAAAAATGTATGGTTTTGCTGTAAAAGACGATAGAATCTTTATTGCCGACGGAGGTGATTTTAAATCAAACAGTAAAGCTTACATCTACAATTTGAGCGGAACATTACAAAAAGAATTAACAGTTGGTGTTGGACCAAACGGTTTCTACTTCAACGATTAA
- the cobC gene encoding alpha-ribazole phosphatase, whose amino-acid sequence MEVYLVRHTETTCEKGICYGQSDVDLAVPFETIFEEIVSQLPSEALLFSSPLKRCVKLAEYIQHKTNPISIVKDDRLMEMNFGDWELKNWETIPSEQLNPWMEDFVTTQVPNGESFTALHERVDAFLNEHILNAQNTPVVIVSHAGVIRSILCHQSALPLKDAFNNKVAFGQVIKIEY is encoded by the coding sequence ATGGAAGTTTATCTAGTTCGCCATACCGAAACCACTTGCGAAAAAGGAATCTGCTACGGCCAGTCTGATGTAGATTTGGCAGTTCCGTTTGAAACTATTTTTGAAGAAATTGTTTCGCAATTGCCCTCAGAAGCCCTACTCTTTTCTAGCCCATTAAAACGCTGTGTTAAGTTGGCCGAATACATTCAGCATAAGACAAACCCCATTTCCATAGTTAAGGACGACCGTTTGATGGAAATGAATTTTGGTGACTGGGAACTGAAAAACTGGGAGACTATTCCATCGGAGCAGCTTAATCCGTGGATGGAAGATTTTGTCACAACACAGGTACCCAACGGCGAGTCGTTTACAGCACTTCATGAAAGGGTGGACGCCTTTTTAAACGAGCACATTTTAAACGCTCAAAACACTCCTGTAGTAATTGTCTCTCATGCGGGTGTAATCAGAAGTATTTTATGCCATCAGTCTGCATTGCCTCTGAAAGATGCCTTTAACAACAAAGTAGCCTTCGGACAGGTTATTAAAATAGAGTATTAA
- a CDS encoding S41 family peptidase codes for MKTILKSVLLLFLLAFSLQSCEDQDDVAAPASLQVNDFIWKGLNQFYLWQADVPNLADDRFSDQIALNNFLSGYSKPQDLFQDLLNKPISKFPKGQAIDRFSWIVDDYTVLEQELQGTSKNAGVDFRLSYKPGSTTDLVGYVRYIIPNSDASKKDIKRGDLFTGVNGTSLTVSNYQALLAADSYTLNMASYTGTSFESNGKTVALVKTTLDENPVFINKVITAGGHKIGYLMYNGFYANYDSQLNAAFGELKAQGVTDFVLDLRYNGGGSIQTATRLASMITGQFTNKVFSKERWNAKINEFYESEDPESLLNKFVDKIDGTAINSLNLTKIYIITTSGTASASELVINGLVPYISVIQVGETTVGKNVGSVTLYDSPTFGKTNRNPNHKYAMQPLVLKIVNAADFGEYTDGLKPTYEKLERITNLGVLGDPTEPLLSVVVSQITGVSAKKTGEDSGVALKGFTDAKAMDGIKNQMYLEKAPEGLLRALK; via the coding sequence ATGAAAACAATATTAAAGAGTGTACTGTTATTATTTTTACTTGCTTTTTCTTTGCAATCCTGCGAAGATCAGGACGATGTAGCGGCTCCGGCGTCGTTACAGGTAAACGATTTTATCTGGAAAGGCTTGAATCAGTTTTATTTATGGCAGGCTGATGTTCCTAATTTAGCCGATGACCGTTTTAGCGATCAGATAGCATTAAATAATTTTTTGAGCGGGTATTCTAAACCACAGGATTTATTTCAGGATTTATTGAACAAACCTATTAGCAAGTTTCCAAAAGGTCAGGCCATTGATCGTTTTAGCTGGATTGTAGATGACTATACCGTTTTAGAGCAGGAACTTCAGGGAACTTCAAAAAATGCAGGTGTAGATTTTAGACTTAGTTACAAACCCGGAAGTACGACTGATTTAGTAGGTTATGTACGTTATATTATTCCTAATTCTGATGCTTCGAAAAAAGACATTAAAAGAGGCGACCTTTTTACCGGAGTGAATGGAACTTCATTGACGGTTTCCAATTATCAGGCACTTTTGGCAGCTGACTCTTATACTTTAAATATGGCTTCCTATACCGGTACCAGTTTTGAAAGTAATGGAAAAACAGTTGCGTTGGTAAAAACAACTTTAGACGAAAATCCGGTTTTTATCAATAAGGTTATTACAGCCGGAGGTCATAAAATTGGTTACCTGATGTATAATGGTTTTTATGCCAATTATGATTCGCAGCTTAATGCGGCTTTTGGAGAACTAAAAGCACAGGGTGTTACCGATTTTGTTTTAGATTTAAGATACAACGGAGGTGGCTCGATACAAACGGCAACTCGTTTGGCCAGTATGATTACAGGGCAGTTTACCAATAAGGTTTTTTCGAAAGAGAGATGGAATGCAAAAATCAATGAATTCTATGAAAGTGAAGACCCTGAGTCATTGCTGAATAAATTTGTAGATAAGATTGATGGTACTGCGATTAATAGTTTGAACCTAACCAAAATTTATATTATCACAACAAGTGGTACGGCTTCTGCAAGTGAATTAGTGATCAATGGGTTAGTGCCTTATATTTCAGTAATTCAGGTAGGAGAGACTACTGTTGGGAAAAACGTAGGATCGGTAACATTATACGATTCTCCAACTTTTGGAAAAACAAACAGAAATCCAAATCACAAGTATGCGATGCAGCCTTTGGTGTTGAAAATTGTGAATGCTGCTGATTTTGGAGAGTACACAGACGGTTTAAAACCAACGTATGAAAAACTGGAGCGTATTACTAATTTAGGAGTTTTAGGAGATCCAACAGAGCCGTTGTTAAGTGTGGTGGTGTCTCAAATTACCGGAGTCAGCGCGAAAAAAACAGGCGAGGACAGTGGGGTAGCTTTGAAAGGCTTTACAGATGCTAAAGCAATGGACGGAATTAAAAACCAAATGTATCTTGAAAAAGCTCCCGAGGGACTTTTACGAGCATTGAAATAA
- a CDS encoding adenosylcobinamide-GDP ribazoletransferase, translating into MKKELHIFFTCLMFYTRIPCPKNINHDPDYLNKATRYFPFIGWIVGSISFLAFYLSSLFLSTETAVLLAIVTSILTTGAFHEDGFADVCDGFGGGWTKEKILLIMKDSAIGAYGAIGLVLLFLLKFKLLAESVTLFTTNIFLIFLLFISAHSLSRLAAISIIFTHEYSRDDATSKSKPIAKKHSWKEITGSFFFGLIPLLVFSYFQYKFLLALIPVFIMRYFLARYFQKWIDGYTGDCLGATQQVCEVIYYLSILLIWKFI; encoded by the coding sequence ATGAAAAAAGAACTCCATATCTTCTTTACCTGTTTAATGTTTTACACCAGAATCCCCTGTCCTAAAAACATCAATCATGATCCGGACTATTTAAACAAGGCAACGCGCTATTTTCCTTTTATAGGTTGGATTGTGGGAAGCATTTCTTTCTTGGCTTTCTACCTTTCTTCGCTTTTTCTATCTACGGAGACGGCTGTTCTTTTGGCAATAGTTACCTCGATACTGACAACCGGAGCTTTCCACGAAGATGGTTTTGCAGATGTTTGTGATGGTTTTGGCGGCGGGTGGACCAAAGAAAAAATCCTGCTTATTATGAAAGACAGCGCAATAGGTGCCTACGGAGCAATTGGTTTGGTGCTGCTTTTTTTACTGAAATTCAAACTACTTGCTGAATCCGTTACTCTTTTCACTACTAACATTTTTCTAATTTTCCTTTTGTTCATTTCTGCTCATTCTTTAAGCCGTCTGGCGGCAATATCTATCATTTTTACTCATGAATATTCTCGTGATGATGCTACCAGTAAAAGCAAACCAATAGCCAAAAAACACAGTTGGAAAGAAATTACAGGTTCCTTTTTCTTCGGATTAATTCCTTTATTGGTGTTTTCTTATTTTCAGTATAAATTCCTTTTAGCTCTAATTCCGGTATTTATTATGCGTTACTTCTTAGCCCGCTATTTTCAAAAATGGATTGATGGTTATACAGGTGACTGTCTGGGAGCCACGCAACAGGTTTGTGAAGTAATCTACTATTTAAGTATTCTTTTGATATGGAAGTTTATCTAG
- the tnpA gene encoding IS200/IS605 family transposase yields the protein MPFIKIYIHFVWSTKNRFPFLSSTELRQKVWKHIKENAREKGIYVDFVNGYSDHCHCLISLGSDQNIQKIMQLVKGESSYWINKNNLTKEKFEWQDEYFAVSVSESSIDKVRNYIKNQEIHHQKKTFQEEYDEFISKFDFHKQ from the coding sequence ATGCCGTTCATAAAAATATACATTCACTTTGTTTGGAGTACAAAAAACAGATTCCCATTCTTAAGTTCAACAGAATTAAGACAAAAAGTGTGGAAGCATATTAAAGAGAATGCAAGAGAAAAAGGAATATATGTGGACTTTGTAAACGGATATTCGGATCATTGTCATTGCCTTATTTCATTAGGATCTGATCAAAATATTCAAAAAATAATGCAATTGGTCAAAGGAGAATCATCCTACTGGATCAATAAAAATAATTTAACTAAAGAAAAATTTGAATGGCAGGATGAATACTTTGCTGTTTCTGTTTCAGAATCTTCAATAGACAAAGTAAGAAATTATATTAAAAATCAAGAAATTCATCATCAGAAAAAAACTTTTCAGGAAGAATATGATGAATTTATCAGCAAATTTGATTTTCATAAACAATAG
- a CDS encoding DUF4252 domain-containing protein, protein MKNFIITLVLAFVSHTFYAQGAFDKFDGQDDVTSVIVNKKMFDLMSKVKVDASDKETQQYINLIKKLDYLKVFTTKNPKVEADMKASADKYIKTAGLEELMKVNDSGKNVRIMVRSGASDTQIKELLMFVDGAKNNESVLLSLTGNFDLNEISVLTDKMQLPGGADLKKASKGKR, encoded by the coding sequence ATGAAAAATTTTATCATAACACTAGTTTTAGCATTCGTTAGCCATACTTTTTATGCTCAGGGAGCATTTGACAAATTTGATGGTCAGGACGATGTAACCTCAGTAATCGTAAACAAAAAAATGTTCGATTTAATGAGCAAAGTGAAAGTTGACGCTTCTGATAAAGAAACCCAACAATACATTAACTTAATTAAAAAGTTAGACTACCTAAAAGTGTTTACCACTAAAAATCCTAAAGTCGAAGCCGACATGAAAGCTTCAGCCGACAAATACATCAAAACAGCCGGATTAGAAGAACTTATGAAAGTAAACGACAGCGGAAAAAATGTACGCATCATGGTAAGATCAGGTGCAAGCGATACGCAAATTAAAGAATTACTGATGTTTGTTGACGGTGCAAAAAACAACGAAAGCGTATTACTTTCCCTAACAGGTAATTTTGACTTAAACGAAATCTCAGTACTGACAGATAAAATGCAGCTTCCTGGTGGTGCTGACTTAAAAAAAGCTTCTAAAGGCAAAAGATAA
- a CDS encoding TonB-dependent receptor plug domain-containing protein encodes MALKKLFVFYFLCLCQIISAQSDSITKLKNVVVSDANLKKYSSSQSVLKLNDSVIGKNEALLTDLLNFNSTIYFKEYGRGMLSTVSFRGTTSSQTAVIWNGININSQMNGSTDFNTIPGSDYNSISVKAGGGSVIYGSGAVGGTVHLNNDLTFYNRFENTLKLDYGSFNTIGINYKTNISNEKWSAQIGFSKNSSTNDYKYLNQYNWKGEQRWNQNGQYDVISLNANAGYKIDAKNSLKLYTQTSNTDRNTSLVSESETKSKYVNGFNRNLLEYDGDFGRFKTNLKTAYIFENYKYYADNSSNIYTYGKTESLTTKADLGYQLLKSIQLNGILDYNRTKGYGSGFGDNVREISSAALLIKQEASPNWKNEFGVRKEFTDNYKSPVLFSAGSSYQFGKLYNLKLNVSRNFRIPTFNDLYWEEGGNRDLKPESSYQAEIGNIFTVQNFSLTQTFYYIKIKDLLQWVPGNNGIWRPQNTDKVNSYGAETLLSWKKSFGKNNLTANATYAYTVSENVETKKQLFFVPFHKVTAAIAYSRNNISAHYQFLYNGFVYTQADNDPEKIVSAYTVSNVGLDYDFKLLSSFRVGIQVLNVWNTFYQSLEHRPMPGRNYNLYLNLKF; translated from the coding sequence ATGGCTTTAAAAAAACTTTTTGTCTTTTACTTCTTGTGCTTGTGTCAGATTATCTCGGCGCAAAGTGATTCTATTACCAAACTTAAAAATGTTGTCGTTTCCGACGCCAATCTTAAAAAATACTCCAGTTCGCAATCGGTTTTAAAACTAAACGATTCTGTTATTGGCAAGAATGAGGCTTTACTGACTGATTTATTAAACTTTAATTCGACTATTTACTTTAAAGAATACGGTCGTGGAATGCTTTCTACCGTATCCTTTAGAGGTACCACATCATCACAAACAGCAGTCATCTGGAACGGAATCAACATTAACTCTCAAATGAATGGAAGTACCGATTTTAATACCATTCCCGGTTCCGATTATAATTCTATCAGCGTAAAAGCAGGAGGAGGAAGTGTTATTTACGGCAGTGGAGCGGTTGGAGGAACGGTGCATTTAAATAACGATCTGACCTTTTATAATCGATTTGAGAATACTTTAAAACTGGATTACGGAAGTTTTAATACGATTGGAATTAATTACAAAACCAATATTTCAAACGAAAAATGGAGCGCTCAGATTGGTTTCTCTAAAAACAGTTCGACAAACGATTACAAGTATCTGAATCAATACAACTGGAAAGGCGAACAGCGCTGGAATCAAAACGGTCAATACGATGTTATATCGCTAAATGCAAATGCAGGTTATAAAATTGATGCCAAAAACAGTTTAAAATTATATACCCAAACTTCAAATACAGACCGAAATACTTCACTGGTTTCTGAATCTGAAACGAAAAGCAAATATGTCAATGGTTTTAATCGAAACTTATTAGAGTACGATGGTGATTTTGGCAGGTTCAAAACCAATTTAAAAACGGCCTATATTTTCGAAAACTATAAATATTATGCCGACAATTCCAGCAATATTTATACCTACGGAAAAACAGAAAGCTTAACTACAAAAGCGGATCTGGGCTATCAATTGCTAAAATCCATACAACTAAATGGTATTCTGGATTACAACCGAACCAAAGGATACGGAAGTGGTTTTGGAGATAATGTGAGAGAAATAAGTTCGGCAGCTTTACTTATAAAACAAGAGGCATCCCCTAATTGGAAAAACGAATTTGGTGTTCGCAAAGAGTTTACCGACAATTATAAATCTCCTGTACTATTCTCAGCGGGTTCTTCTTATCAGTTTGGGAAATTATATAATTTGAAATTGAATGTATCCCGAAATTTCAGAATTCCAACTTTTAATGATTTGTATTGGGAAGAAGGCGGAAATCGTGATTTAAAACCGGAGAGTTCTTATCAGGCAGAAATTGGAAATATTTTTACCGTTCAGAACTTTTCTTTGACTCAGACTTTTTACTACATCAAAATAAAAGATCTATTGCAATGGGTCCCCGGAAATAATGGCATCTGGAGGCCACAAAACACAGACAAAGTGAACAGTTATGGGGCCGAAACCTTATTGAGCTGGAAAAAGAGTTTTGGCAAAAACAACCTGACTGCTAATGCGACTTATGCGTATACAGTTTCAGAAAATGTCGAAACCAAAAAGCAATTGTTTTTTGTTCCTTTTCATAAAGTTACTGCAGCCATTGCCTACTCCAGAAACAACATTTCAGCCCATTATCAATTTCTCTATAATGGCTTTGTATACACGCAGGCAGACAATGATCCTGAAAAAATCGTGTCGGCTTATACGGTTTCAAACGTTGGCCTGGATTACGATTTTAAACTTTTATCTTCTTTCAGGGTAGGTATTCAGGTGCTGAATGTGTGGAATACATTTTACCAAAGTCTGGAACACCGACCAATGCCGGGAAGAAATTACAACCTGTACTTAAACCTTAAATTTTAA